A window from Pokkaliibacter sp. MBI-7 encodes these proteins:
- the icmH gene encoding type IVB secretion system protein IcmH/DotU, with the protein MTDATIIKPRPGGRLAAEERSAARRADQTAPHMLEDRTVIHKPAASARVQRLPTLDANPLVDYAGPMLSLVSYLRRVTSHADVESLRLRCIDMVREYESALRQQDTTAEQREAARYCMCSFIDEVVLNTLWGEQSSWSLNSLLSTFHSETWGGEHFYALLDAALKRPADHEQMLELQYLCLSLGFMGKLRVEQQGSEKLERYREQAYQALRSQRGERDKALAPGWKGAVQIREMNLRDGMPLWVIYALVAVSLLGTYMTFNYLLNQDSRQLYSQLSSLVSAPAPAPVEEAPPERNEVDRLRELLKTEIDKGLVEITAMPDRTRITMGTEALFPSGSAELKEALWPVLSKIGTVLEGTEGRIMITGHTDNQPIATSKYPSNWHLSLARATAVSDYLTEHARLKGRLWPEGRGDAEPRFGTTTPEEWAKNRRVEIDLLY; encoded by the coding sequence ATGACTGACGCAACCATCATTAAGCCCCGTCCCGGTGGACGACTGGCCGCAGAGGAACGCTCTGCCGCCCGCCGTGCCGATCAGACGGCACCGCATATGCTGGAAGACCGCACTGTTATCCACAAGCCGGCAGCCAGCGCCCGGGTGCAGCGCCTGCCCACCCTGGATGCCAACCCTCTGGTGGATTACGCCGGGCCGATGCTGTCACTGGTCAGTTATCTGCGCCGGGTAACAAGCCATGCTGATGTTGAGTCGCTGCGGCTGCGCTGTATCGACATGGTGCGCGAATATGAATCGGCCCTGCGTCAGCAGGACACCACGGCCGAGCAACGGGAAGCGGCGCGTTACTGCATGTGCTCCTTTATTGACGAGGTGGTGCTCAACACCCTGTGGGGCGAGCAGTCCAGCTGGTCGCTCAACAGCCTGCTGTCGACCTTTCACAGCGAAACCTGGGGGGGCGAGCATTTCTATGCCCTGCTGGATGCCGCGCTCAAGCGCCCGGCTGACCATGAGCAGATGCTGGAGCTGCAGTATCTGTGTCTGAGCCTGGGCTTCATGGGCAAGCTGCGGGTCGAGCAGCAGGGCAGCGAGAAGCTCGAACGCTATCGCGAGCAGGCCTATCAGGCGCTGCGCAGTCAGCGTGGCGAACGTGACAAGGCACTGGCACCGGGCTGGAAAGGTGCCGTACAGATTCGCGAGATGAACCTGCGCGATGGTATGCCGCTGTGGGTGATCTACGCCCTGGTCGCCGTCTCCCTGCTCGGCACCTACATGACCTTCAACTACCTGCTCAATCAGGATTCGCGCCAGCTCTACAGTCAGTTGTCGTCACTGGTCTCTGCACCGGCGCCGGCCCCGGTCGAGGAGGCGCCTCCCGAACGCAATGAGGTGGACCGCCTGAGAGAGCTGCTGAAGACCGAGATCGACAAGGGGCTGGTGGAAATTACCGCGATGCCGGATCGTACCCGGATCACCATGGGCACCGAGGCGCTGTTCCCCTCGGGCAGTGCCGAGCTGAAGGAGGCATTGTGGCCGGTCTTAAGCAAGATCGGCACCGTACTGGAAGGGACGGAAGGGCGCATCATGATTACCGGTCATACCGACAATCAGCCGATTGCCACCAGTAAATACCCGTCCAACTGGCATCTGTCGCTGGCGCGTGCCACTGCCGTGTCTGACTACCTGACAGAGCATGCCAGACTGAAGGGGCGGCTATGGCCGGAAGGCCGTGGCGATGCTGAGCCGCGCTTTGGTACCACAACGCCCGAGGAATGGGCGAAAAACCGACGGGTCGAAATCGACCTGCTGTACTGA
- the tssK gene encoding type VI secretion system baseplate subunit TssK: MSQYSRVVWSEGMFLRPQHFQQQERFWADQQGALHSLVEAYGWGVLTLDIDDGMLNLGKLAVRDAVLVLPDFTVAKMPAKEPLPAPLQVPAGTRDEVVYLALAVDKAKGLNIGSGQAAEGVTRYRWHDEDVVDNSVGQDANDTLQVAKLALSLKFASDDLTGYVTMPLCRIREMGEEGTVRLDKRYIPPSLCVHRNEILAGMLTEVVGMLKQRADVLASRLSQAQAAVSSLSDFLFLQLLNRYEAVLLHLKGIGQLHPERLYAELVALVGELATFVQDDKRPPQLPSYRHDQLTEVFGTLLVVLNQSLSTVLEQTATKLNMTMSKFGIRVAELHDKKMLRDAQFVLAVRADMAVEELRKHMPAQIKIGPVELIRTLVNNQIPGVAIAPLPVAPREVPYHAGYHYFQLEKNSEYWERLSSSGGIAIHLSGEYPALDMELWAIAG, from the coding sequence ATGAGTCAGTACAGTCGGGTGGTTTGGAGCGAAGGCATGTTTCTTCGCCCCCAGCATTTCCAGCAGCAGGAACGCTTCTGGGCAGATCAGCAGGGTGCGCTGCACAGTCTGGTAGAGGCCTATGGCTGGGGTGTACTGACGCTGGATATCGATGATGGCATGCTCAATCTGGGCAAGCTGGCGGTGCGTGATGCCGTGCTGGTGCTGCCCGATTTCACCGTGGCCAAAATGCCTGCCAAAGAGCCGCTGCCTGCACCTTTGCAGGTACCTGCCGGCACCCGTGATGAGGTGGTGTATCTGGCCCTGGCGGTGGACAAGGCTAAGGGGCTGAACATCGGCAGTGGTCAGGCTGCGGAGGGGGTGACCCGCTATCGCTGGCACGATGAGGATGTGGTCGACAACAGTGTGGGTCAGGATGCCAACGATACCCTGCAGGTGGCCAAGCTGGCACTGAGTCTGAAGTTTGCCAGTGATGATCTGACCGGCTATGTCACCATGCCGCTGTGTCGCATCCGCGAAATGGGTGAAGAAGGGACGGTGCGTCTCGACAAACGTTATATCCCACCCAGCCTTTGTGTACATCGCAACGAAATTCTGGCCGGCATGCTGACCGAAGTAGTGGGGATGCTTAAGCAGCGTGCCGATGTGCTGGCCAGCCGGCTGAGTCAGGCACAGGCGGCGGTCAGTTCGCTGTCAGACTTCCTCTTTCTGCAGCTGCTCAATCGTTATGAAGCGGTGCTGCTGCATCTGAAAGGTATTGGTCAGCTCCATCCCGAGCGGCTGTATGCCGAGCTGGTGGCGCTGGTCGGTGAGCTGGCGACCTTCGTGCAGGATGATAAGCGCCCGCCACAGTTGCCCTCCTACCGCCATGATCAGCTGACCGAAGTGTTCGGTACCCTGCTGGTGGTACTCAATCAGTCACTGAGTACGGTGCTGGAGCAGACAGCCACCAAGCTGAACATGACCATGAGCAAGTTCGGTATCCGTGTGGCTGAGCTGCACGACAAGAAGATGCTGCGCGATGCCCAGTTCGTGCTGGCGGTGCGTGCCGATATGGCGGTGGAAGAGTTGCGCAAGCACATGCCGGCGCAGATCAAGATTGGCCCGGTGGAGCTGATTCGTACGCTGGTCAACAACCAGATTCCGGGGGTGGCCATTGCGCCGCTGCCCGTGGCACCGCGCGAGGTGCCTTACCATGCGGGCTATCACTACTTCCAGCTGGAGAAGAACAGCGAGTACTGGGAACGCCTGTCCAGCAGTGGCGGTATTGCCATTCACCTGTCGGGTGAGTATCCCGCACTGGATATGGAACTCTGGGCCATTGCTGGCTGA
- the tssJ gene encoding type VI secretion system lipoprotein TssJ: MSTTVRLFCMAWLAAVALLSGCSTVNSVVPPSTDLDFKVSKQVNPDPSGRASPLVVRIYELSSRSVFDSQDFFALYDNPDQVLSQDMLSKDELVLEPGSKKTVTLRLDRKTRYIAVMAAFRDIENARWRDVVVADPEGYDDFDVNIEKLSITLRD, encoded by the coding sequence ATGAGCACAACGGTACGTTTATTCTGCATGGCATGGCTGGCCGCCGTGGCACTGCTGTCCGGCTGCAGCACGGTTAACAGCGTGGTGCCACCGTCCACCGATCTGGATTTCAAGGTGTCCAAACAGGTCAACCCCGATCCGAGCGGCCGGGCGTCACCGCTGGTCGTGCGTATCTATGAGCTGAGCTCGCGCAGTGTGTTCGACTCACAGGATTTTTTTGCACTGTATGACAATCCTGATCAGGTGCTGAGCCAGGACATGCTGAGCAAGGATGAGCTGGTGCTGGAACCCGGCAGCAAGAAAACCGTCACCCTGCGGCTGGATCGCAAAACCCGCTACATCGCGGTGATGGCGGCGTTTCGCGATATTGAGAATGCCCGCTGGCGGGATGTCGTGGTGGCGGACCCGGAAGGCTATGACGATTTCGACGTCAATATCGAAAAGCTGTCGATCACGCTACGTGACTAG
- the tagH gene encoding type VI secretion system-associated FHA domain protein TagH, with amino-acid sequence MDMELELSVISYHRLSPGQESVRVFDHRGGTLGRSEQCDWCLPDPERVLSGTHARVEMDAEGFVVTDLSTNGLFINRRVEALGKGNRHRLNSNDVLCLGDYEIRAQLRPRSAPATPPLQQPQPLMQTAEMSAASVAAQSVPSPEASVSQPVAAAAPVPAHSMQRSMSQLGLNDHFPLPQGTIPAASQRIEPVVTIPEDWDQEWLGGPHEPLEPNAEVSSRFDAFLTDAPVAEPVAAQSEEAPQPVATGAHSVAAVQAAAAPSQVITTADSAMLAQTQLTEVQVVTQTAMTSAIAPSSSPAVVVPPVAPAYAAPVPVAVPSPQQNALRMPEPAHAAPTVLTEPAVMEAEPQSLPTPTSPAVAAMEGNEQQALRAYLRGLGIHPDMAPANHDPEWWLRLGEASRQLLEGLIVALRERSRFKSEFRVNHTQFRTTENNPLKFSAGVEDAVHNLFNRRSNSFMPADKAIADAFADIASHEQALLRGVEGAVAGLLRQMDPQQISQRQFREGMLDKLNPARRQASYWQLYAELHQTLSDDVRSQQQCYLDDFIQAYEAADHSLRGTH; translated from the coding sequence ATGGATATGGAGCTTGAACTGTCGGTCATCAGTTATCATCGCCTGTCTCCCGGTCAGGAGTCGGTCCGGGTGTTTGATCACCGTGGTGGCACTCTTGGGCGCTCAGAGCAGTGCGACTGGTGTCTGCCGGACCCTGAGCGGGTGCTGTCGGGTACCCATGCGCGGGTCGAGATGGATGCTGAAGGGTTTGTCGTCACTGACCTGTCCACCAACGGCCTGTTTATCAACCGCCGGGTAGAAGCACTGGGCAAGGGCAATCGTCACCGTCTGAACAGCAATGATGTGTTGTGTCTGGGTGACTATGAAATTCGCGCCCAGTTGCGCCCACGTTCAGCTCCCGCCACGCCACCGCTCCAGCAGCCCCAGCCTTTAATGCAGACCGCCGAGATGAGTGCTGCCAGTGTTGCTGCTCAGTCTGTGCCCAGCCCTGAGGCAAGCGTATCTCAGCCTGTGGCAGCTGCCGCACCGGTACCTGCTCATTCCATGCAGCGCAGCATGAGCCAGCTGGGCCTCAATGATCATTTTCCTCTCCCTCAGGGCACAATCCCTGCCGCGTCACAACGTATTGAGCCCGTCGTGACTATTCCGGAAGACTGGGATCAGGAGTGGCTGGGTGGCCCGCATGAGCCGCTGGAGCCCAATGCGGAAGTCTCTTCACGTTTTGATGCTTTCCTGACGGATGCCCCGGTGGCTGAGCCTGTTGCGGCCCAGTCTGAAGAGGCGCCCCAGCCAGTGGCGACAGGTGCACATTCTGTTGCCGCTGTTCAGGCTGCTGCGGCGCCATCTCAGGTCATCACGACGGCTGACAGTGCCATGCTGGCACAGACGCAGTTAACCGAAGTGCAGGTTGTTACTCAGACTGCCATGACCTCTGCCATCGCACCTTCGTCATCACCCGCTGTTGTCGTGCCGCCTGTGGCACCGGCTTATGCCGCACCGGTGCCGGTGGCTGTGCCATCCCCGCAGCAGAACGCATTGCGTATGCCAGAGCCGGCGCACGCTGCTCCCACAGTGCTGACCGAGCCCGCTGTGATGGAAGCCGAACCCCAGTCTTTACCTACACCCACCAGCCCGGCCGTGGCCGCGATGGAAGGCAATGAACAGCAGGCACTGCGTGCCTATCTGCGGGGGTTGGGTATTCATCCCGACATGGCGCCAGCGAATCATGATCCTGAGTGGTGGCTGCGTCTGGGCGAGGCCAGCCGCCAGCTGCTGGAAGGGCTGATTGTGGCCCTGCGCGAGCGCTCACGTTTCAAGAGCGAATTCCGTGTTAATCACACCCAGTTTCGTACCACTGAGAACAACCCGCTGAAATTCTCCGCCGGTGTCGAAGACGCCGTGCACAACCTGTTTAACCGGCGCAGTAATTCCTTTATGCCAGCCGACAAGGCTATTGCCGATGCTTTTGCCGACATCGCCAGTCATGAGCAGGCGCTGTTGCGCGGAGTGGAAGGAGCGGTCGCCGGTCTGCTGCGGCAGATGGACCCACAGCAGATCAGTCAGCGACAGTTCCGCGAGGGCATGCTCGACAAGCTCAATCCGGCTCGCCGTCAGGCCAGCTACTGGCAGCTGTACGCCGAGCTGCACCAGACCCTGAGCGATGATGTACGCAGCCAGCAGCAGTGTTATCTCGATGATTTTATTCAGGCGTATGAAGCGGCCGACCATTCTCTGCGTGGCACGCACTAA
- a CDS encoding serine/threonine-protein kinase, producing the protein MEFYVTYRPPNGYISQAIDFSQDAGEDMDRVNTDTRDTDTLLAGSQNDYHTQPQQSTTSTAASTPPTSSDNSDLTAVFCDATQVLDVPSPQTEGRNQLKGTVLQQRYLLEDQIGRGGMCDIYRARDLLLEQNGIKDNHVAVKLLQAHLQDHPQAKHLLIAEARKSQQLSHPNIIRVFSFGHEALENRDTACTFLVMEWLDGETLDLVIKRSRPRGLNYDGAMQILRQMAAALDYASSQGVVHADLKPSNVMLTRDGHIKVLDFGVAGSDPLHKDIYAAPDADTTEPVQGYTPAYASPQLLAGNKPTHRDDIYSFCCIAYELLTSKHPFQRQPADKAQQQKLRAEAPAALSSKRWAQLKQGLAFEERKRPAQLQALLNLMEQPAAWPRLAGWGAALLVLLAAAGIGYQHYQGYQQRLQQLDTRLADSHRYDYLQGATPTALLDALAQAPADQQALVTGIVQQQRARVLDYFEGEVESQLQQQQSGYPDYYSVTRTVEEGLKVFPDSARLHTLLDTLQQSWRGSTQALDEQLNAMLEQGKYQSKADFDNLLSQLAGLRHLNHDYQPLPSEKASSTFQQILQDALSKSADEEQLNRLRKIGETFFAGMPVAEQSVEQVDEVQQAQQTLDAYKAARKQGQKLPFPHAAAAIVNQEKTAALASQISAATDPEALTAAENALAEYGRGLPSDFEPLATLTHQLAQAYRDLAKQLISSDQLREAQKAMAEADLIEKGLQAK; encoded by the coding sequence ATGGAGTTTTATGTAACGTACCGCCCGCCGAATGGATACATTTCTCAGGCAATTGACTTCAGCCAGGATGCGGGGGAAGACATGGACAGGGTGAACACGGATACCAGGGATACGGATACGCTGCTTGCCGGTAGCCAGAACGACTACCATACCCAGCCGCAGCAGAGCACCACCAGCACGGCAGCCAGCACCCCGCCGACCAGCAGTGATAACAGCGACCTGACCGCGGTATTCTGCGATGCAACCCAGGTGCTGGATGTCCCTTCCCCACAAACTGAAGGCCGCAATCAGCTCAAGGGCACGGTCCTGCAGCAGCGCTACCTGCTGGAAGACCAGATTGGCCGCGGTGGCATGTGCGACATTTACCGCGCCCGTGACCTGCTGCTGGAACAGAACGGCATCAAAGACAATCACGTCGCGGTCAAATTACTGCAGGCCCACCTGCAGGATCATCCCCAGGCCAAACATCTGCTGATTGCCGAGGCACGTAAGTCTCAGCAACTGTCACACCCCAACATCATCCGCGTCTTCAGCTTCGGCCATGAAGCGCTGGAAAATCGCGACACGGCCTGCACCTTTCTGGTGATGGAATGGCTCGACGGTGAAACCCTTGACCTGGTGATCAAACGCTCCCGCCCCCGCGGCCTCAACTACGACGGCGCCATGCAGATTCTGCGGCAGATGGCGGCGGCCCTCGATTACGCCTCCTCACAGGGCGTGGTGCATGCCGACCTCAAACCCAGCAACGTCATGCTGACCCGGGATGGCCACATCAAGGTGCTGGATTTCGGTGTGGCGGGCTCTGACCCGCTGCACAAGGACATCTACGCCGCCCCAGATGCCGATACCACCGAACCCGTGCAGGGCTATACCCCGGCCTATGCCAGCCCACAACTACTGGCGGGTAACAAGCCGACGCACCGCGATGACATTTATTCCTTCTGCTGCATCGCTTACGAGCTGCTGACCAGCAAGCACCCCTTCCAGCGTCAGCCTGCCGATAAAGCACAACAACAAAAACTCAGGGCAGAGGCTCCCGCTGCGCTGAGCAGCAAGCGCTGGGCTCAGCTGAAACAGGGGCTGGCCTTCGAAGAACGTAAACGCCCGGCACAACTGCAGGCCCTGCTCAACCTGATGGAGCAGCCCGCTGCCTGGCCCCGGCTGGCAGGCTGGGGCGCCGCCCTGCTGGTGTTGCTGGCTGCAGCAGGCATAGGCTATCAGCACTATCAGGGCTATCAGCAGCGTCTGCAGCAGCTCGATACCCGGCTGGCCGACAGCCACCGCTATGACTACCTGCAGGGCGCTACACCCACTGCCCTGCTCGATGCCCTGGCACAGGCCCCTGCTGATCAACAGGCGCTGGTGACCGGCATTGTGCAGCAACAGCGTGCCCGCGTACTGGACTACTTTGAAGGCGAGGTGGAAAGCCAGCTGCAACAGCAGCAGTCCGGCTATCCCGATTATTACAGCGTCACCCGCACGGTGGAGGAAGGGCTGAAAGTCTTCCCGGACTCGGCCCGCCTGCACACCCTGCTGGATACCCTGCAACAAAGCTGGCGCGGCAGCACCCAGGCACTGGATGAGCAGCTCAACGCCATGCTGGAGCAGGGCAAATACCAGAGCAAAGCCGACTTCGACAACCTGCTCAGCCAGCTCGCCGGCCTGCGGCACCTGAACCATGACTACCAGCCGCTGCCTTCAGAAAAAGCCAGCAGCACCTTTCAGCAGATCCTGCAGGATGCGCTGAGCAAAAGCGCCGACGAAGAGCAGCTCAACCGGCTGCGCAAAATCGGTGAAACCTTCTTTGCCGGCATGCCCGTGGCCGAACAGAGTGTGGAACAGGTGGACGAGGTGCAACAGGCACAACAGACACTGGATGCCTACAAGGCCGCCCGCAAGCAGGGCCAGAAGCTGCCCTTCCCCCATGCTGCTGCCGCCATCGTCAATCAGGAAAAAACCGCGGCGCTGGCCAGCCAGATCAGTGCTGCCACCGACCCGGAGGCCCTGACTGCCGCTGAAAATGCACTGGCCGAATACGGCAGGGGCCTGCCCTCCGACTTTGAGCCACTGGCCACCCTCACTCACCAGCTGGCACAGGCTTATCGCGATCTGGCCAAACAGCTGATCAGCAGCGACCAGCTGCGGGAAGCACAAAAAGCCATGGCCGAGGCTGATCTGATCGAGAAAGGTCTGCAAGCCAAATAG
- the tssI gene encoding type VI secretion system tip protein TssI/VgrG — translation MRAVQSSKNIFITTPLGQDALILDKATIHEGLSQLSHMTAFVHTNSQQVDPHELLGKAVTLTIPIHDDHGEVGQQLYNAVVTRIASKGSRTPAEALDEVHRDYELTLQPQAYFLTQRRQNRIFQQRTPLDIVTQILSEHSVKFEDRTSGSFPTFEYKVQFDETDWNFVCRLLQHEGVFFYFEHSAGDHTLVLADDSTVYTPCLEQQVAYFTGDLAESHLYVWSGIEQIATGKVRQQGYNFLTPTALAKALVENPGQAEQQGTTESFEYIAEAENINRTQATAQTQLDALQHDQLCGEGKSNCRSFRPGGLFSFKRHEDKREEGKSYVVTRIKVEASSADNQGEQAQEGDNYKNEISVLPADAVFRPRLARDDIAAREGGDRNNYLLPYLPRIFGSQTARVVAEANSDGSEEVHIDKYGRVHVCFHWDLEQRSSCWIRVAQAWAGNGRGAFFFPRIGDEVIVQYLSGDPDQPVIVGSLYNGTNPYPTALPESKTQSGFISRSSKGGGKDNYNALVFEDLKGQELFYTQAEKDQQALIKNNQLTDIGMDRQTTIKNNDVLDVGKVFKLKAGSRIELEVGASTLVMESNGTITLKGKNITEKASKIEKVAGKINLN, via the coding sequence ATGCGTGCGGTTCAATCCAGCAAGAATATCTTCATTACCACCCCGCTGGGGCAGGATGCCCTGATTCTGGACAAAGCGACGATCCACGAAGGTTTGTCGCAGCTGTCGCACATGACGGCCTTCGTGCACACCAACAGCCAGCAGGTTGACCCCCATGAGCTGCTGGGCAAGGCGGTGACCCTGACCATTCCCATTCACGATGACCACGGCGAAGTCGGTCAACAGCTGTATAACGCCGTGGTCACCCGTATTGCCTCCAAGGGCAGCCGTACCCCGGCTGAAGCGCTGGATGAAGTCCACCGTGACTACGAGCTGACCTTGCAGCCGCAGGCGTATTTCCTCACCCAGCGCCGGCAGAACCGCATCTTCCAGCAGCGCACCCCGCTGGACATCGTTACCCAGATTCTCAGTGAGCACAGCGTCAAGTTCGAAGACCGTACCAGCGGCAGCTTCCCCACCTTCGAGTACAAGGTGCAGTTTGACGAGACCGACTGGAACTTCGTCTGCCGTCTGCTGCAGCACGAGGGGGTATTTTTCTATTTCGAGCACAGCGCCGGTGATCACACGCTGGTGCTGGCCGATGACAGTACGGTCTACACCCCGTGCCTTGAGCAGCAGGTGGCCTACTTCACCGGGGATCTGGCCGAGTCTCATCTGTATGTCTGGAGCGGCATCGAGCAGATTGCTACGGGCAAGGTGCGCCAGCAGGGCTATAACTTCCTCACCCCGACAGCACTGGCCAAAGCACTGGTGGAGAACCCCGGCCAGGCCGAGCAGCAGGGCACCACAGAAAGCTTCGAGTACATCGCCGAAGCGGAAAATATCAACCGCACCCAGGCCACCGCCCAGACCCAGCTGGACGCCTTGCAGCATGATCAGCTGTGCGGTGAGGGCAAGAGTAACTGCCGCTCCTTCCGCCCCGGCGGCCTGTTCAGCTTCAAGCGCCATGAAGACAAGCGCGAAGAGGGGAAAAGCTACGTTGTCACCCGGATTAAGGTGGAAGCGTCCTCGGCGGATAACCAGGGTGAGCAGGCGCAGGAAGGTGATAACTACAAGAATGAGATCAGTGTGCTGCCCGCCGATGCGGTGTTCCGCCCCCGTCTGGCCCGTGATGACATCGCCGCGCGCGAGGGCGGTGACCGCAACAACTACCTGCTGCCCTACCTGCCGCGCATCTTTGGTTCACAGACCGCACGGGTGGTCGCCGAAGCCAACAGCGACGGCAGTGAGGAAGTGCATATTGATAAATACGGCCGGGTGCATGTGTGCTTCCACTGGGATCTGGAGCAGCGCAGCTCCTGCTGGATCCGGGTGGCGCAGGCCTGGGCCGGTAACGGCCGTGGCGCCTTCTTCTTCCCCCGTATTGGCGATGAGGTCATCGTCCAGTATTTAAGTGGCGACCCTGATCAGCCGGTCATTGTCGGCAGTCTGTACAACGGCACTAACCCCTACCCCACGGCGCTGCCGGAGAGCAAAACCCAGAGCGGTTTCATCAGCCGCAGCAGCAAGGGCGGTGGCAAAGACAACTACAACGCGCTGGTGTTTGAAGACCTCAAAGGCCAGGAGCTGTTCTACACCCAGGCCGAAAAGGACCAGCAGGCGCTGATCAAAAACAACCAGCTGACCGACATCGGCATGGACCGCCAGACCACCATCAAGAACAACGATGTGCTGGACGTGGGGAAGGTGTTCAAACTCAAGGCAGGCAGCCGGATTGAGCTGGAGGTGGGCGCCTCGACGCTGGTGATGGAGAGCAATGGCACCATTACGCTGAAGGGTAAAAACATCACGGAAAAAGCCAGCAAGATTGAGAAAGTGGCAGGCAAGATCAATCTGAACTGA
- a CDS encoding PAAR domain-containing protein, which translates to MGKPAATISHNHTCPAKRGKTPHVGGPIISGSGNVFIGGLPAARVGDNLICNAPPDTINEGSSTVFINGKPAARMGDSTEHGGVIVQGNATVFIGDKSYSSSGGTPPEESKIVEMARRDLSRIQYCQRNGQTQICNDPVCPCRKNGH; encoded by the coding sequence ATGGGTAAGCCCGCCGCAACGATTTCTCACAACCATACCTGCCCAGCCAAGCGTGGTAAGACTCCTCACGTGGGTGGTCCTATTATCAGCGGCTCTGGCAATGTTTTTATCGGTGGCTTACCTGCTGCGAGGGTCGGAGACAATCTGATTTGCAATGCCCCACCCGATACCATCAATGAAGGTTCGTCTACCGTATTTATCAATGGTAAACCAGCCGCACGCATGGGTGACTCTACCGAGCATGGCGGTGTCATCGTGCAGGGTAATGCCACCGTATTTATTGGTGACAAGAGCTATAGCAGCAGCGGCGGTACCCCTCCCGAGGAAAGCAAGATCGTCGAAATGGCCCGTCGTGACCTGTCGCGCATACAATACTGCCAGCGCAACGGCCAGACCCAGATCTGCAATGATCCGGTCTGCCCCTGTCGCAAAAACGGACACTGA
- a CDS encoding DUF4123 domain-containing protein, which produces MTQPLIRSGFAFGHPEHHLHPDNSLPLALVIDSARLPQWRHIAAMKETELQWASLYEDTAAERFEPVGPFLLRTYAGSPVLDLLSSDPAWGTSALLISHRGDFDTLLSHLRSLVFVEDGNRLNLMRFYSPWILDTWFAALADERIHALLGPAEMWAWRSFNYHDEGEWQWSWVAHQPGQVQHSQGWYRLSADEIRVLDQLDEGA; this is translated from the coding sequence ATGACTCAGCCCCTGATACGCTCAGGCTTTGCCTTTGGCCATCCTGAGCATCACCTGCACCCCGACAATTCGCTACCGCTGGCACTGGTGATAGATAGCGCCCGCCTGCCGCAGTGGCGGCATATCGCCGCAATGAAAGAAACGGAGCTGCAGTGGGCCAGCCTCTACGAAGACACTGCCGCTGAGCGCTTTGAGCCGGTCGGCCCCTTCCTGCTGCGCACCTACGCCGGCAGCCCGGTGCTTGATCTGCTCAGCAGCGATCCCGCCTGGGGCACCAGTGCCCTGCTCATCAGCCATCGCGGCGACTTCGACACCCTGCTCAGCCATCTGCGCAGTCTGGTCTTTGTGGAGGACGGCAACCGCCTCAACCTGATGCGCTTTTATTCCCCGTGGATACTCGACACCTGGTTTGCAGCGCTGGCGGATGAGCGCATTCATGCCCTGCTCGGCCCGGCCGAAATGTGGGCGTGGCGCAGTTTCAATTATCACGATGAGGGTGAATGGCAGTGGAGCTGGGTCGCCCATCAGCCCGGCCAGGTGCAGCACTCGCAAGGCTGGTACCGGCTGAGTGCTGATGAAATCCGGGTGCTGGATCAACTGGATGAGGGGGCCTGA